Proteins co-encoded in one Halorussus vallis genomic window:
- a CDS encoding prephenate dehydrogenase/arogenate dehydrogenase family protein encodes MEVLIVGAGAMGRWFGSILDADVAFADADPAVAEAAADREDDARAVALSTDERFDAVCVAVPLSAAAEAVDEHAPKATRAVFDVTGTMAGPLAAMAEAAPDRERASFHPLFAPENAPGNVAVAVEAGGPVTDRILDRLRERGNDVVETTPEEHDEAMETVQASAHAAVLAFALAAEDVPEGLSTPVSDDLAALVEQVAGGTPRVYADIQDAFDGADRVAEAAARLADADREAFERLYHDARETADETQETTEDER; translated from the coding sequence ATGGAGGTACTGATAGTCGGCGCGGGCGCGATGGGCCGGTGGTTCGGGTCGATCCTCGACGCCGACGTCGCGTTCGCCGACGCCGACCCGGCGGTCGCCGAGGCCGCCGCCGACCGCGAGGACGACGCCCGAGCGGTCGCGCTCTCGACCGACGAGCGATTCGACGCGGTCTGCGTGGCCGTCCCGCTCTCGGCCGCCGCAGAGGCGGTCGACGAGCACGCGCCGAAGGCGACGCGGGCCGTCTTCGACGTGACCGGAACGATGGCCGGCCCGCTGGCCGCGATGGCCGAGGCCGCCCCGGACCGCGAGCGCGCGAGCTTCCACCCGCTGTTCGCGCCCGAGAACGCCCCGGGGAACGTCGCGGTGGCCGTCGAGGCCGGCGGGCCGGTCACCGACCGAATCCTCGACCGCCTGCGCGAGCGCGGCAACGACGTGGTCGAGACGACGCCCGAGGAGCACGACGAGGCGATGGAGACGGTGCAGGCGAGCGCCCACGCGGCCGTCCTGGCGTTCGCGCTCGCGGCCGAGGACGTCCCCGAGGGACTCTCGACGCCCGTCTCCGACGACCTCGCGGCGTTGGTCGAGCAGGTGGCCGGGGGAACACCCCGGGTGTACGCCGACATCCAGGACGCGTTCGACGGCGCCGACCGCGTCGCCGAGGCCGCGGCCCGCCTCGCCGACGCCGACCGCGAGGCGTTCGAGCGACTGTACCACGACGCGCGGGAAACGGCGGACGAAACGCAGGAGACGACGGAGGACGAGCGATGA
- the aroC gene encoding chorismate synthase, translating into MNGNSFGRLFQVTTFGESHGEAMGVTVSGCPAGLELDEDDVQADLDRRKPGQSMITTSRGEPDAVSIKSGLQDGYTTGTPIGMVIENKDARSEKYEPFITAPRPSHGDFTYSAKFGTRNWGGGGRSSARETVNWVAAGAIAKKILASEGVELKAHVNQIGDIEAPEVSFEEILEHSEENEVRCAHPETAEQMRERIDEYQEEGDSIGGSIYFEARGVPRGLGAPRFDSVESRLGQAMLSVPASTAFEFGLGREAREYAGKERNDDWEFGPDGDPKPVENDHGGLQGGITTGEPIYGEVTLHAPTSIPKTQTTVDWETGEEKEEQVIGRHDPVLPPRGVPVVEAMLALTLVDFMLLGGRINPDRLDDSPGEYDTDYHPSSPANE; encoded by the coding sequence ATGAACGGCAACAGCTTCGGACGACTCTTCCAGGTCACCACCTTCGGCGAGAGCCACGGCGAGGCGATGGGCGTCACCGTCTCGGGGTGCCCGGCGGGCCTCGAACTCGACGAGGACGACGTGCAGGCCGACTTGGACCGGCGCAAACCCGGCCAGTCGATGATAACGACCAGCAGGGGCGAACCCGACGCGGTGTCCATCAAGTCCGGTCTTCAGGACGGCTACACCACCGGCACGCCCATCGGGATGGTCATCGAGAACAAGGACGCCCGCTCGGAGAAGTACGAACCGTTCATCACCGCGCCGCGGCCGAGCCACGGCGACTTCACCTACTCGGCGAAGTTCGGCACGCGCAATTGGGGCGGCGGCGGCCGGTCGTCGGCCCGGGAGACGGTCAACTGGGTCGCCGCGGGCGCCATCGCGAAGAAGATTCTCGCCAGCGAGGGCGTCGAACTCAAGGCCCACGTCAACCAGATCGGCGACATCGAAGCCCCGGAGGTTTCCTTCGAGGAGATACTGGAGCACAGCGAGGAGAACGAGGTGCGGTGCGCCCACCCCGAAACCGCCGAGCAGATGCGCGAGCGCATCGACGAGTACCAGGAGGAAGGCGACTCCATCGGCGGGTCAATCTACTTCGAGGCTCGCGGGGTGCCCCGCGGCCTCGGCGCGCCGCGGTTCGACTCCGTCGAGTCCCGCCTCGGCCAGGCGATGCTGTCGGTGCCCGCCAGCACCGCCTTCGAGTTCGGCCTGGGTCGAGAGGCCCGCGAGTACGCCGGCAAGGAGCGCAACGACGACTGGGAGTTCGGCCCCGACGGCGACCCGAAACCGGTCGAGAACGACCACGGCGGCCTCCAGGGCGGCATCACCACGGGCGAACCCATCTACGGCGAGGTGACGCTCCACGCGCCCACCTCGATTCCGAAGACCCAGACCACGGTCGACTGGGAGACGGGCGAGGAGAAGGAAGAGCAGGTCATCGGCCGCCACGACCCCGTCCTCCCCCCGCGAGGCGTCCCGGTCGTCGAGGCGATGCTGGCGCTGACGCTCGTGGACTTCATGCTCCTCGGCGGGCGAATCAACCCCGACCGTCTGGACGACAGCCCCGGCGAGTACGACACCGACTACCACCCGAGCAGTCCGGCCAACGAGTGA
- a CDS encoding M24 family metallopeptidase — protein MDPDLSALADALDSEGYDGYLLDADSSDSNQLYLSGFDAPDPFVTLYTPEGLSLLVSGLEYGRAKSEGRADDVARLADYDFPQKVGEYGGRAAAEHAVIAEFLADRDVASVATPERFPLGTADDLRDHGVEVEVLEGDVLAEIRATKTDEEVERIRTAQKANEAAMAAAEDLISAASVEDGTLRHDGEVLTSERVKEEIEVTLLRHGCALDETIVACGADGADPHNRGSGPLAAGEPVVIDIFPRDKESKYNGDMTRTFCKGDPSEEVRRRYDDTYEAFEAALDVLEAGVTGKEVHDAVCDVYEAKGYDTLRSDPSAETGFIHSTGHGIGLDVHELPRLAPDGEELEPGHVVTVEPGLYDPDFGGVRIEDLVVVTEDGYENLTDYPIGLRVE, from the coding sequence ATGGACCCGGACCTCTCCGCGCTCGCCGACGCGCTCGACTCGGAAGGATACGACGGCTACCTCCTCGACGCCGACTCCTCCGACTCGAACCAACTGTACCTCTCGGGCTTCGACGCGCCCGACCCGTTCGTCACGCTCTACACCCCCGAAGGGCTCTCGCTACTCGTCTCCGGCCTGGAGTACGGCCGCGCGAAGTCGGAGGGCCGCGCCGACGACGTAGCTCGGCTCGCCGACTACGACTTCCCCCAGAAGGTCGGCGAGTACGGCGGCCGCGCCGCGGCCGAGCACGCCGTCATCGCCGAATTCCTCGCCGACAGGGACGTGGCGTCGGTCGCGACGCCCGAACGCTTCCCGCTGGGGACCGCCGACGACCTGCGCGACCACGGCGTCGAGGTCGAGGTTCTGGAAGGCGACGTGCTGGCCGAGATTCGGGCGACCAAGACGGACGAGGAGGTCGAACGCATCCGGACGGCCCAGAAGGCGAACGAGGCCGCGATGGCCGCGGCGGAGGACCTCATCTCGGCCGCGAGCGTCGAGGACGGGACGCTCCGCCACGACGGCGAGGTTCTGACAAGCGAGCGCGTCAAGGAGGAGATAGAGGTCACGCTCCTGCGCCACGGCTGTGCGCTCGACGAGACCATCGTCGCCTGCGGCGCCGACGGCGCCGACCCCCACAACCGTGGGAGCGGCCCGCTCGCCGCCGGCGAACCCGTCGTCATCGACATCTTCCCGCGGGACAAGGAGAGCAAGTACAACGGCGACATGACCCGGACGTTCTGCAAGGGCGACCCCTCCGAGGAGGTCCGGCGGCGCTACGACGACACCTACGAGGCCTTCGAGGCCGCACTCGACGTGCTCGAAGCCGGCGTCACGGGCAAGGAGGTCCACGACGCGGTCTGCGACGTGTACGAGGCGAAGGGCTACGACACCCTCCGTTCGGACCCCTCGGCCGAGACGGGGTTCATCCACAGCACCGGCCACGGCATCGGACTGGACGTCCACGAACTCCCCCGACTCGCACCCGACGGCGAGGAACTCGAACCCGGCCACGTCGTCACCGTCGAACCCGGACTCTACGACCCCGACTTCGGCGGCGTCCGCATCGAGGACCTCGTGGTCGTCACCGAGGACGGCTACGAGAACCTGACCGACTATCCCATCGGGCTTCGGGTGGAGTAG
- the aroA gene encoding 3-phosphoshikimate 1-carboxyvinyltransferase gives MDVEIEPSTLSGSARAPSSKSYTHRAILAAGYAGGALVYDPLVSADTKATMRAVDAFGGDVTRHDDHLDVDGFDGRPEVPGDIVDCGNSGTTMRLVTAAAALADGITVLTGDDSLRSRPHGPLLTAVDDLGGRAESTRANGQAPLAIKGPVSGGSVSMPGDVSSQFVSALLMAGAVTDDGIAVELETELKSAPYVDITLELLDEFGVEAGKEDLDDGGTYRVEGGQFYEPEDGEYHVPGDFSSISYLLAAGAVAAEDGESVLVEGAYPSAQGDSKIVGVLGRMGADVDWNRDDGAVTVRRSALSGVEVDVGDTPDLLPTIAALGAIADGETRIVNCEHVRYKETDRVSAMAEELRTLGAVTEESRDTLVIRGGESDLDGGVVDGRGDHRIVMSLAVAALACSGPTMISGAEHVDVSFPTFFDVLYDLGATVER, from the coding sequence ATGGACGTGGAGATAGAGCCATCGACGCTCTCGGGGAGCGCACGCGCGCCCTCCTCGAAGAGTTACACGCACCGGGCGATTCTGGCGGCGGGCTACGCCGGCGGGGCGCTCGTCTACGACCCGCTGGTCAGCGCCGACACGAAGGCGACGATGCGCGCCGTCGACGCCTTCGGCGGCGACGTCACGCGCCACGACGACCACCTCGACGTGGACGGCTTCGACGGCCGACCCGAGGTGCCCGGTGACATCGTCGACTGCGGCAACAGCGGGACGACGATGCGCCTCGTGACGGCCGCGGCCGCCCTCGCCGACGGCATCACCGTGTTGACGGGCGACGACTCGCTCCGGTCGCGACCCCACGGTCCGCTCCTGACGGCGGTCGACGACCTCGGCGGACGCGCCGAGAGCACCCGCGCCAACGGCCAGGCGCCGCTGGCCATCAAGGGACCCGTCTCCGGCGGGAGCGTCTCGATGCCGGGCGACGTCTCCTCGCAGTTCGTCTCGGCGCTGCTGATGGCCGGCGCCGTCACCGACGACGGCATCGCGGTCGAACTGGAGACCGAACTCAAGTCGGCCCCCTACGTCGACATCACGCTCGAACTCCTCGACGAGTTCGGCGTCGAGGCCGGCAAGGAGGACCTCGACGACGGCGGCACCTACCGGGTCGAGGGCGGGCAGTTCTACGAACCCGAGGACGGCGAGTACCACGTCCCCGGCGACTTCTCCTCCATCTCCTACCTGCTCGCCGCGGGCGCGGTCGCCGCCGAGGACGGCGAGTCGGTCCTCGTCGAGGGCGCGTATCCGAGCGCCCAAGGCGACAGCAAGATCGTCGGTGTTCTCGGGCGGATGGGCGCCGACGTCGACTGGAACCGCGACGACGGCGCGGTGACGGTCCGGCGCTCTGCCCTCTCGGGCGTCGAGGTCGACGTGGGCGACACGCCCGACCTCCTGCCGACCATCGCGGCGCTCGGGGCGATAGCCGACGGCGAGACGCGCATCGTCAACTGCGAGCACGTCCGGTACAAGGAGACCGACCGGGTGAGCGCGATGGCCGAGGAACTCCGGACCCTCGGCGCGGTGACCGAGGAGAGTCGGGACACCCTCGTGATTCGGGGCGGCGAGTCCGACCTCGACGGCGGCGTCGTCGACGGCCGGGGCGACCACCGAATCGTGATGTCGCTGGCGGTCGCGGCGCTGGCGTGTTCGGGGCCGACGATGATTTCGGGTGCCGAGCACGTCGACGTGTCGTTCCCGACCTTCTTCGACGTGCTGTACGACCTCGGCGCGACGGTCGAGCGGTAG
- a CDS encoding twin-arginine translocation signal domain-containing protein, whose amino-acid sequence MTQNTSRRRFLKAAAATGAVAGLNATVLAQGQNEEYILLGGKTVGWQGFRLPGQATASASKNPTLNLQPGTTYTLLWRNMDGQPHNFAIQDSQGNNLPALETLSVDQSSQAWETLNQTSGNQTTTNVSLGNATGGNQTQTQTGGDQQLANKTDIVSEQGAVQGVRFTASQKMDSYICLVHPNTMVGEIQVGGTGGGSGSNNSSM is encoded by the coding sequence ATGACACAGAACACGTCTCGTCGCCGATTCCTGAAGGCGGCGGCAGCGACGGGTGCAGTGGCCGGACTGAACGCGACGGTCCTCGCGCAGGGTCAGAACGAAGAGTACATCCTGCTCGGCGGCAAGACGGTCGGGTGGCAGGGCTTCCGCCTGCCCGGACAGGCGACGGCGAGCGCGTCGAAGAACCCGACGCTCAACCTCCAGCCGGGGACGACCTACACGCTCCTCTGGAGGAACATGGACGGCCAGCCGCACAACTTCGCGATCCAGGACTCCCAGGGGAACAACCTTCCGGCGCTCGAAACCTTGAGCGTCGACCAGTCGAGTCAAGCGTGGGAGACGCTGAACCAGACGAGCGGTAACCAGACCACCACGAACGTTAGCCTCGGGAACGCGACCGGCGGCAACCAGACTCAGACCCAGACGGGCGGCGACCAGCAGCTCGCCAACAAGACCGATATCGTCTCCGAGCAGGGTGCGGTACAGGGCGTCCGCTTCACCGCCTCCCAGAAGATGGACTCGTACATCTGTCTGGTCCACCCGAACACGATGGTCGGGGAGATTCAGGTCGGCGGCACCGGCGGTGGCAGCGGCAGTAACAACAGTTCGATGTAG
- a CDS encoding lipid II:glycine glycyltransferase FemX, producing MAELQADVHDAVTEVNANQWNNVVEQSDLGCLFHRHEWLRVCEDALDMEGRHVVVSKGNNPVAVFPNFVKPVQIMGWPDVVERLPVRRVVSVEPGTGGPVVTGDEEECLDLAFAALEDAGDRRALYHSVITSEPGYVKYGKHFAREGYEANLVNCRLVLDLDDDWEATRENMHKSRRQGLRRSEDAGVEVRALDPTREVVRDTYDAYSANIARIGGDALPLAFFDGLVEHLRDRIVVFVAERDGEELGRYLHLRDDERSALHYYFAGIPDEDALDYYPSEALHASAIRWGQDHGYDTYDFGATGSDFTDGVFKFKRRFGAEPRPSMMWQRGRSAVGWPAFKAARSMYRRVTY from the coding sequence ATGGCGGAGCTTCAGGCGGACGTCCACGACGCGGTGACCGAGGTGAACGCGAACCAGTGGAACAACGTGGTCGAGCAGTCGGACCTCGGCTGTCTGTTCCACCGCCACGAGTGGCTCCGGGTGTGCGAGGATGCCCTCGACATGGAGGGACGTCACGTCGTCGTCTCGAAGGGGAACAACCCGGTCGCGGTGTTCCCCAACTTCGTCAAACCGGTCCAAATCATGGGCTGGCCGGACGTCGTCGAGCGCCTCCCGGTCAGGCGGGTGGTGTCGGTCGAACCCGGTACCGGCGGTCCGGTGGTCACCGGCGACGAGGAGGAGTGTCTCGACCTGGCGTTCGCGGCGCTGGAGGACGCGGGCGACCGCCGGGCGCTCTACCACAGCGTCATCACCAGCGAACCGGGGTACGTCAAGTACGGCAAGCACTTCGCCCGGGAGGGCTACGAGGCCAACCTGGTCAACTGCCGTCTGGTACTCGACCTCGACGACGACTGGGAGGCCACCCGGGAGAACATGCACAAGAGCCGTCGACAGGGCCTCCGGCGGTCGGAGGACGCCGGCGTCGAGGTGCGAGCGCTCGACCCGACGCGGGAGGTCGTCCGGGACACCTACGACGCTTACAGCGCGAACATCGCCCGAATCGGCGGCGACGCACTTCCGCTTGCGTTCTTCGACGGGCTGGTCGAGCACCTCCGGGACCGCATCGTCGTCTTCGTCGCCGAGCGCGACGGCGAGGAACTGGGTCGGTACCTCCACCTGCGCGACGACGAGCGGTCGGCGCTCCACTACTACTTCGCGGGGATTCCGGACGAGGACGCGCTCGACTACTATCCCTCGGAGGCGCTCCACGCCTCGGCCATCCGGTGGGGCCAGGACCACGGCTACGACACCTACGACTTCGGGGCGACGGGGTCGGACTTCACCGACGGCGTGTTCAAGTTCAAGCGGCGGTTCGGGGCCGAGCCACGGCCGTCGATGATGTGGCAGCGCGGCCGGTCGGCGGTCGGCTGGCCGGCGTTCAAGGCCGCGCGGTCGATGTACCGGAGGGTGACGTACTGA
- a CDS encoding SPW repeat domain-containing protein, with amino-acid sequence MSETGRYVSGLAALLGAWLVVGAVAVFETVPAHFWNDVIVGAAIFAVAGYTFASGGEYEPVNAASALLLPLLGLWEIIAALNFLRLGGAVFWNDVIVGALVVVLGIYDVYLGRVVTLEDEAEEADYAE; translated from the coding sequence ATGTCCGAAACCGGCAGGTACGTCTCCGGACTCGCGGCGCTGCTCGGTGCGTGGCTGGTCGTCGGGGCGGTCGCGGTGTTCGAAACCGTCCCGGCGCACTTCTGGAACGACGTCATCGTCGGGGCCGCCATCTTCGCGGTTGCGGGGTACACCTTCGCGAGCGGCGGCGAGTACGAACCGGTGAACGCCGCGAGCGCGCTCCTGCTACCTCTGCTGGGCCTCTGGGAGATCATCGCGGCGTTGAACTTCCTGCGACTCGGCGGCGCGGTGTTCTGGAACGACGTGATCGTGGGCGCGCTCGTGGTCGTCCTCGGCATCTACGACGTGTACCTCGGTCGCGTGGTCACGCTCGAAGACGAGGCCGAGGAGGCCGACTACGCGGAGTGA
- a CDS encoding alkaline phosphatase family protein: protein MLQDDVAGTLRERHLEGDTLFPAYEDYCFANVPDAVASVLGDDTTAVSAEVSRESRPRLPARVFDGVDTDVRNVAVVLLDGFGYDHWKRRHERHDLLADLTERGTVTPLTSIYPSETAAAITTMHTGRQPVEHGNLGWFQHLGGPDDGVVVQTLPFTTLDDEPVGEAFGDASPERIFEGDTLYRRLAASGVDPHVVHPAAIEGGAYSNRSLRGATTTPYENVAEMALRVRQTLEAADDPTYVYGYVPHLDAAGHAHGNDSPEYRAQIGMVADCLRRELVERLDPETARETLLIVTADHGQVDTSPEENVDLGELGVEEFLARDADGEPIRAVGGPRNLQFHTRPGETAALAERLAEAAPVRTFDAETLRDRGLFGDREPSATFERRRPDLVAVPERGMLWYDDGHFEHVGMHGGLHPTEMLVPFGAVRLDELQ from the coding sequence ATGCTTCAGGACGACGTCGCGGGGACGCTCCGCGAGCGCCACCTCGAAGGCGACACGCTGTTTCCGGCATACGAGGACTACTGTTTCGCCAACGTCCCGGACGCCGTGGCGTCGGTGCTCGGGGACGATACGACCGCCGTCAGTGCCGAAGTGAGTCGGGAGTCGCGACCGCGACTCCCGGCCCGGGTCTTCGACGGCGTCGACACCGACGTCCGGAACGTCGCGGTCGTCCTGCTCGACGGGTTCGGCTACGACCACTGGAAGCGCCGGCACGAGCGCCACGACCTGCTCGCCGACCTGACCGAGCGCGGGACCGTCACCCCGCTCACGTCCATCTACCCCTCCGAGACGGCGGCGGCGATAACCACGATGCACACCGGGCGCCAACCGGTCGAGCACGGCAACCTCGGCTGGTTCCAGCACCTCGGCGGCCCGGACGACGGCGTGGTGGTCCAGACCCTGCCGTTCACCACTCTCGACGACGAACCGGTGGGCGAGGCGTTCGGCGACGCCTCCCCGGAGCGCATCTTCGAGGGTGACACGCTCTACCGGCGACTCGCCGCGTCGGGCGTCGACCCGCACGTCGTCCACCCCGCGGCCATCGAGGGCGGGGCGTACTCGAATCGGTCGCTCCGCGGGGCGACGACGACGCCCTACGAGAACGTCGCCGAGATGGCCCTGCGGGTGCGCCAGACGCTCGAAGCCGCCGACGACCCGACCTACGTCTACGGCTACGTGCCCCACCTCGACGCCGCCGGCCACGCCCACGGCAACGACTCGCCGGAGTACCGCGCCCAGATCGGGATGGTGGCCGACTGCCTCCGGCGGGAACTCGTCGAGCGACTCGACCCCGAGACGGCCCGAGAGACGCTTCTCATCGTCACCGCCGACCACGGGCAAGTCGATACCAGCCCCGAGGAGAACGTCGACCTCGGCGAACTCGGCGTCGAGGAGTTCCTGGCCCGGGACGCGGACGGCGAACCGATTCGGGCGGTCGGCGGCCCGCGAAACCTCCAGTTTCACACTCGCCCGGGCGAGACGGCGGCGCTGGCCGAACGCCTCGCCGAGGCCGCGCCGGTCCGGACGTTCGACGCGGAGACGCTCCGCGACCGAGGGCTGTTCGGCGACCGCGAGCCCTCCGCGACGTTCGAGCGCCGTCGTCCGGACCTCGTGGCGGTCCCCGAGCGCGGCATGCTCTGGTACGACGACGGCCACTTCGAGCACGTCGGGATGCACGGGGGTCTGCATCCGACGGAGATGCTGGTGCCCTTCGGTGCGGTTCGGCTGGACGAGTTGCAGTGA
- a CDS encoding DUF7504 family protein, which yields MAGGTRTPSSRSEGAVVEGEQFARRLRELKRSGSAIFVTGKVQHDASAHHMRRALGGPGNKQILASTHPRPATLLPEAVSPHDPTVTVVSRTEHQRSAAARASAPAEFDDDLADLREEITDAVAAFDRRNDLQPSELRTSVDSVGRLLDEAGERAVERFVRDVSRTVTGTNGTCYYHLRRADDSAVVRELSSLVDARIELRQTVGGAQQRWHLPDEALTTDWVPL from the coding sequence ATGGCTGGTGGAACCCGGACACCGTCGTCCCGGAGCGAAGGCGCGGTGGTGGAGGGAGAGCAGTTCGCCCGACGGTTGCGCGAACTGAAACGGTCTGGAAGCGCCATCTTCGTCACGGGGAAGGTCCAGCACGACGCGTCGGCACACCACATGCGCCGTGCGCTCGGCGGGCCGGGCAACAAGCAGATTCTCGCCTCGACACACCCTCGGCCGGCGACCCTGCTGCCCGAGGCGGTGTCGCCCCACGACCCGACCGTCACGGTGGTGAGCCGAACCGAACACCAGCGGTCGGCCGCGGCCCGAGCGAGCGCGCCCGCCGAGTTCGACGACGACCTCGCCGACCTCCGCGAAGAAATCACCGACGCGGTCGCCGCGTTCGACCGCCGGAACGACCTCCAACCGAGCGAACTCCGAACGTCGGTCGACTCGGTCGGACGACTCCTCGACGAGGCCGGCGAACGGGCGGTCGAGCGGTTCGTACGAGACGTCTCCCGCACCGTCACCGGGACGAACGGCACCTGTTACTACCACCTCCGGCGCGCCGACGACTCGGCCGTCGTCCGGGAACTTTCCTCGCTGGTGGACGCCCGGATCGAACTCCGCCAGACCGTTGGCGGGGCCCAGCAGCGCTGGCACCTCCCCGACGAAGCCCTTACGACGGACTGGGTTCCACTGTAG
- a CDS encoding universal stress protein codes for MKYLVAVDGSEPSVEAVRYAVEQAAATGASVVAVSVVVPDQYFTGGDDPPMSYTEADEELLSEDVEDAEERAQAALDEVATIGEDADVEFETGLLSGEPVEEITEYAEANDFDAIFVGHRGLSEEYEGLFGSTSKEVAGRATVPVTIVR; via the coding sequence ATGAAGTACCTCGTCGCGGTCGACGGCTCCGAACCCAGCGTGGAGGCGGTCCGGTACGCGGTCGAGCAGGCCGCCGCGACCGGCGCCTCGGTCGTCGCGGTCAGCGTGGTCGTGCCCGACCAGTACTTCACCGGCGGCGACGACCCGCCGATGAGCTACACCGAGGCCGACGAAGAACTCCTCAGCGAGGACGTCGAGGACGCCGAGGAGCGCGCTCAAGCGGCGCTCGACGAGGTGGCGACCATCGGCGAGGACGCCGACGTCGAATTCGAGACGGGCCTGCTGTCGGGCGAACCGGTCGAGGAGATAACCGAGTACGCCGAGGCCAACGACTTCGACGCCATCTTCGTGGGCCACCGCGGCCTCTCCGAGGAGTACGAGGGCCTGTTCGGGAGCACCTCCAAGGAGGTGGCGGGCCGGGCGACGGTGCCGGTCACCATCGTGCGCTGA
- a CDS encoding aldo/keto reductase: MPMLGLGTYQNDDYDQCMESVTTALEMGYRHVDTAQMYDNEEAVGDAIAESDVDREDLYVATKVEPDNLAYDHVIESTEESLEKLGLDYVDLLYVHWPTGEYDAGDTLEAFGELLEEDKIGEVGVSNFEPEQIAEAIDAVDVPLFANQVEMHPLLPQTEVRQACDEHEIEVVAYSPIARGDVADVDEVVEVAEKHDATPAQVSLAWLREKEVTAIPKATGREHIRENWLSLDVELDDEDVEKIDGIDREERLVDPDRAPWN; the protein is encoded by the coding sequence ATGCCGATGCTCGGCCTCGGGACATACCAGAACGACGACTACGACCAGTGCATGGAGAGCGTGACGACCGCCCTGGAGATGGGCTACCGCCACGTCGACACCGCCCAGATGTACGACAACGAGGAGGCGGTCGGCGACGCCATCGCCGAGTCCGACGTCGACCGCGAGGACCTGTACGTCGCCACCAAGGTCGAACCGGACAACTTAGCCTACGACCACGTCATCGAGAGCACCGAGGAGAGCCTGGAGAAACTCGGCCTCGACTACGTCGACCTGCTGTACGTCCACTGGCCGACCGGCGAGTACGACGCCGGCGACACCCTCGAAGCGTTCGGCGAACTCCTCGAAGAGGACAAGATCGGGGAGGTCGGCGTGAGCAACTTCGAACCCGAGCAGATCGCCGAGGCCATCGACGCCGTGGACGTCCCCCTGTTCGCCAACCAGGTCGAGATGCACCCGCTACTCCCGCAGACCGAGGTCCGGCAGGCCTGCGACGAGCACGAGATCGAGGTCGTCGCCTACTCGCCCATCGCCCGCGGCGACGTCGCGGACGTCGACGAGGTCGTCGAGGTCGCCGAGAAGCACGACGCCACGCCCGCCCAGGTCAGCCTCGCCTGGCTCCGCGAGAAAGAGGTCACCGCCATCCCGAAGGCGACCGGCCGCGAGCACATCCGCGAGAACTGGCTGAGCCTCGACGTCGAACTCGACGACGAGGACGTCGAGAAGATAGACGGCATCGACCGCGAGGAGCGACTGGTCGACCCCGACCGCGCACCGTGGAACTGA